In the genome of Anabaena cylindrica PCC 7122, the window GGAAATAGTATTGGCTATTTGCACTATTACCTTTGGTGTAATATTAGTCCTGCCTACTCCAAACAGCAGGTTAGCTTGTATCTTAATTGGTGCAATTAGTGCAATAGCTGGTTTATCTCAGGGTTACGTTGATAGTCAAGCAATCCTAGGTGCAGAAATGGTAACTCTAGTACTTTATGTGATTGGTGTTACTTTAACTCAAACCGTGATTGTCATGAGTGCCAGGAAAATAGGCGTAATTATCAGTAAGGCAACAATTAACCAGATTTTCCCGAAAACAATTCGCTGGATTGGGTTAACTTTTTCTGCTGTAGGTATCGTATTTTTGGGCAACGCAGTAATCTAAGATCAAGAAAATACTTCTAGGGTAGTTTTTGCAACTTCGATAATCACCAAAATATTTCCAAGTGCTGAGTAGAGAGTGCTGAGTAAAAAAGTGAAATTAATTGCACGGATTCAACGTCCTGCTATTGCTGGCTTTAAGCGCAGCTATGCCACCATTGACAGTAAACTATTATGGAAAATGGGAATGGCAAAGTTATAAATAACTCAGCACTCAGCACTTTTAAATAGGTTGGTAATTGTCTGTAAAGAATGTTTAAACAATTACCCACTTAGTATTATTTTTCAACATCCCAACTATTTCAGCAAAAAAAGTTAAAATTTTTACCAAACAACCACAGATTACAGGATTTAGTAATCCTCAATCATTCGTAGATTCACAAATCAAATAGCATAGCTATAAATGGTATTTCTATTTGATTTTTAAATCTCGATTAACACAATTTAGTGCTGATTATGAAATTATTTGATGAATATTAACCGTATTACTATGATGATTTCTCAAAATTGGGGTGGACAGGAAATGATTTCAACAGCAGTCGAAGCTAAAATAAGTAGATTAGAATCAATTGTTGAGCAAATCGGTGAAGCGGTACTTTCTACTACTGAGACAATTGATAGTCTTGCTCAAAGAGTAGATGCGCTGAGTTTGCAAGTGGAGGCTCAAGGGAAACAAGTACAGCAGCAAGGTTATCAAATTTTTGCTTTGTGTGATGCTGTACAAAGTCTGGCTGAGTCTCAAAAAGATTCACTCCAAGAAATTAGTCAATTGACACAAACTGTAAATAAAATTGTGTCTTTGCTACAAAGTGTAGATGAAGAAACGTAAACTTTTAAATCAAACCTTTAACTGAGTAATTGCTATATTTCCAGAAAAACACACATCCACATCACTACCTAGAGTTCTACTGCGTTTACCATATTCCCCTACATAATAAAAATTATCACCTTCTATCCGGTAATTAACAGGTAAAGGTTTGGTGCAAGGTTGACAAAATATCACCTCAGGATCTGGACTATCTGGTAAAAGATGGGGCAAATTTACATTCCAAAAACTGCCAGGTTCTAAAGGACGTGGGAGTAAATCAGCCAAAATTGCTGATGTCCATTTAGCAGCTAATTCCCAATCATAATTAAGCTTGGCTTTGCGATATTGGGAAATAGCGATTCCGGGAATACCGTGCATTGCAGCTTCTCTGACAGCAGCGACAGTACCAGATATATAAGCATCAACTCCCAAATTTCCTCCAGCATTAATACCTGAGAGGACATATTTGACATTTTTATCTATTTGTGTTATTGCAATTCTCACACAATCAGCGGGAGTTCCGTTAATAGCATATTCAACTTCAGAACGACGTTGTAGATTAATGGGACTAGTAGTTGTAACTTGATGTCCGCAGCCTGACTGATGTTCTTGCGGTGCAGCAATAATTACGTTTTTCCCTTTTACAGCTTTGAGTAAGGCTTGGATACCAGGTGCGTCGATGCCGTCGTCGTTAGTTAAGATTATGGTCATTATTGTATTTGTTAACGCAGAGGAACGCGGAGGTTAGCGCAGAGTTACGCAGAGGTTTTTTGTTAGTTTTCGTTGGTGGACTCAAGCGGCTTAGAATTAATTATCTATAGATAAGATGCTTTTGGTATAGGTTCTGTAGTATTTTGATTGCAATACTGTCTTAGGATTCATCCAATGAAACAGCTATTCAAGCAATTATTTAGTATGCAAAAATACTTTGTTCGCCTCATTTTACCCTTAATGGTGATGATGATGGCAACTTCTCTGTTTGCTGTACCAGCTTTGGCTACAGGTGTGTATCAAATACCTAACCTGACCCCGGATACCTGGATTATAGATCAAGGTGACGTTATTAGCCGTTTCAATGAAGGTCAAATTAGTGGCGCTTTCAAGGAATTGGCAAAGGATACTGGTAATGAAGTTAGAATCGTCACTGTTCACCGTCTTGACTATGGGGAAACGCCAGAAAGTTTTGCTAAAGGACTATTTGAAAAATGGTTTCCTACCCCAGAAGCGCAAACAAATCAATCTTTATTGGTGATTGATACTGTTACTAATAACGCGGCTATGATTAGCGGGGATCAAGTCAAGTCTACTCTGACTGACTCTATAGCTTATAGTGTCGCTGAGGAAACCTTGGGTGTTCCATTACGAAATGGTAATAAATATAACCAAGCTTTTATTGATGTGAGCGATCGCTTGGTTGCTGTCATCTCTGGTCAACCAGATCCAGGCCCTCCAAAAGTAGTAGAAACTATACAGGTAGAAGGTACATTTACAAAAGCTGAAGATACTGATCAAGGTAATGCTACAGCTTGGGTTGTGGGATTATTAATTGCTGCCACTGTGATCCCAATGGCTACTTACTACATCTATCAAATCAATCAGCCATCAAATGAGGCATAGGTAATTGGGGATTGGGGATTGGATTCCAACTCTAACCAATTACCCATTCCTCATGTTAAGTACGGAATATAGACGTACAATAAGGGAAAGTGGAGATCAATCAAATTCATGTTGAATACTGAACAATCTCAAACAGCCAAAAAAGAACGCTTAGAAGCTCGTTTAACCTCTGAGCAAAAGGAACTCTTACAACGAGCAGCGGAAATTGAAGGAACAACTTTGACTGACTTTGTAGTCAGAAGCGCCCAAGCTCAAGCCCGTCGAGTGATTGAAGAACATACTCGCATTAAGTTAAGTTTAGAAGATTCTCAAGCATTTGTGGCATCACTTCTTAATCCCCCTGAACCTAATCAGCGGATGATGAAAGCTGCTGCTGAATACAAACAAGCAATGGAATTAGAATGACAGTTCCTAGCTTTAACTACATTATTGAACCGCTCAGTTCTGAACACAACCGAGATGATTTTTGTTGTGGGATAGAAGCACTTGACCTTTATTTAAAAAAGCAAGCTAGACAAGATTTGCTCCGCTTTTTGACAGCAGTTTTTATTTTGCAGGATTTGCAACAACAACGTATTGCTGGTTATTATACCTTGGCTGCAACTGCCATTGAGTTAACTGATTTACCTAATGATATTATCCGAAAACTGCCCAAATATCCCTTACTTCCAGCTACATTACTGGGAAGATTGGCAATTGATAAATATTATCAAGGTCAGGGTTTAGGTACTTTTCTGTTATTTGATGCTTTACACCGCAGCAAAAATAATGAAGTGGCTTCAATGGCGATTGTGGTAGATGCTAAAAATGAACAGGTTCAGGCATTTTACGAATATCATCAGTTTACCCCGTTTCCAAGCCAACCCCTAAGACTCTATCTACCAATGGCGACTATTTTTAAGATGTTGGCATGATTGGAGGCTGTGAACAGTAACCAGAGATTGCTGATAACTGTCCCTAAACCTCAATCTCCAGTCCCTAATCCTGTACGTATTCCTTTCCGTTCACCAAGGCAAATTCAGCGCGGACAAATTCCCGTCCCAGATAAGCCGCATGGTCGAACATAGTTATCGGACAGGGTTCAGTTTCTTCAAAAATCTTCACACACAATTCTTTTGCTGTTCGCGCAGAATATACCGTGGTGTGAATTCTCTCTACTTTTCCCCGTGCTGGAATTACCTGACCTGTTTCAGGATCTACTGCTAAACCACGTTCATCAATCACATTTGTAAAATGCTTGGCATAAATTAACCTCGCATTTTCATCCACATAAATAATGAAATATCCAGCAGGATCAAGGTCAATATGACGCTGAGAAAGTTTATTATCAATTGCGGCTAAATCATCAACTATTAAATCCATACCAATTCTAAAAAGAGAACTTATTTCAACAGTTTTTTACATTACATTTCCAGTGTAATTCTTAAGCTACCTTTTCCTTAAAAATTACAAGCTGGAACTATATTTTTATTCTGGACTCTTGGCAGCAAAAGGTAACTCTGCATTCATGGCCTTCATTTCTTCTGCTTCCATTTGATTCACCTCCAGGATATAGGGGCGCAGTATTTGCCCCAAACGATTGTTGTAAAAGCGGTGGAGACTATAATTTGGTTTAGCTGGAAAACCGCGCCGTTTCTTGTGTCTACCCCCTGCACCAGGGTCAAAAGATTGGATGCCATGAGCGATCGCCCATTCAATCGGTGCATAATAGCAAGCATCAAAATGTAAGCAATCTATGTCTTGAAAACTCCCCCAATATCGCCCATATAGTTTATCATCCTTAAATAAACAAAATGACATCCCCACTGGTTGGCGATCATCTTGTTCACTATAGGCGGCAAAAAACGCCACCCGATGGCGATAATTAGTATATAACTGCTCAAAAAATCGCTTTGTGAGATACTTGCTACCCCACCAACCAAACTTATCGCAGGTATCAGCATAAAAATCATACATCAACGGAAACAGCGACTTCGGAATTTCTTCACCAGTCAATGCTTGCAGACGTAAACCTGCTTTATCTACAGCTTTGCGTTCCCGCTTAATATTCCGCCGTTGATTAGCATTGAACACTCCCAAATAATCATCAAAAGTTTTAAATTCAGAATTTTCCCAAATATAGCTATGGTGCAACCAGGGCGTAAAACCTTGACGTTCTAACACAGGTCGCCATTGGGGATCAACATAGAGAAAATGACAGCCAGAAATGCCATTTCTCAGGCAAAAAGAGTCAATTTCATGCAACATCATTGCCGTGATTTCCTCTTCATCCTCCCCAGGTGCAATTAAAAAGCGATAGCCTTCCGCAGGAGTAAAGGGTGCCATTCCCAAAAGTTTCGGATAATATTCTACCCCAATGCGAGAAGCTAACTCTGCCCACTGATGATCAAAGACAAATTCGCCCTGACTATGCCCTTTCAGGTAAAGTGGAGCAGCAGCAACCAAGCTTCTATCTCGCCACAATGTCAGGTGATTTGGCAACCAACCTGCATTTGCCGTAGCACTGTGGGAGGTTTCCATATTATTCAGCCACTCCCACTCTAAAAAAGGGGTTTGCAGTGGCATAGCCAAATCATCCCAGGCTGCTTGGGGAACTTCGGCAATTTTGTTAGTCCAAACGACAGAATAGTTGGGTTTGAGTTGTTTTACCATCGTGTGGGTTTAAATATCTACTTTGAATATCTAAGGAGTTAGCTAAAGCTTTTTTTAGCGTAATCCATCACACTGATTGTTGCAGAACTCTAAACTTCTCGGAGTTTGTAACTAACCAGCATTTAACAACCTGGTTGTGGACAGGATTTAACCGGATTGAGGTTTTCAGAACTCGAAAACACTATATGAACTAGCTGAGGAGATTTATTTTTTTCTCTGTTGCAGCAGTATTGGACGTAATACTGCAAGTGTTGTACCGTAGGCATAAAGCATAACAACACCAAATAGAACGGCATCAGAGACAGCAATTTGTTTTTCCAGGTGTGTTTTGTCAGTCCCTGAGTTAAACCGAGCAGGTGATTTCGCCTCAAATCAACTATCTTGCCATCTGCACTTGTGGCCAAAACTACTCTGTATGAGGAATATATTGAACCATTTAGTTGGTTTAATAATTTTGATCTTTCTCTTCTCAGTGTGTTGATTTTATAAAAATCCCTGCATACAAGAAAATGTTGGTTAATTTCATA includes:
- a CDS encoding HupE/UreJ family protein — translated: MFKIALSTSSDSGNPPISKQYRLLGGIAALILISLLSSSGGAPVQHTISNCWEGFIWGIADPVIGLDRLAAIVAIGLLSAKFARGIWISVSFLLAAFCGQLIHLCQLNLPGAEIVLAICTITFGVILVLPTPNSRLACILIGAISAIAGLSQGYVDSQAILGAEMVTLVLYVIGVTLTQTVIVMSARKIGVIISKATINQIFPKTIRWIGLTFSAVGIVFLGNAVI
- the surE gene encoding 5'/3'-nucleotidase SurE; this encodes MTIILTNDDGIDAPGIQALLKAVKGKNVIIAAPQEHQSGCGHQVTTTSPINLQRRSEVEYAINGTPADCVRIAITQIDKNVKYVLSGINAGGNLGVDAYISGTVAAVREAAMHGIPGIAISQYRKAKLNYDWELAAKWTSAILADLLPRPLEPGSFWNVNLPHLLPDSPDPEVIFCQPCTKPLPVNYRIEGDNFYYVGEYGKRSRTLGSDVDVCFSGNIAITQLKV
- the psb32 gene encoding photosystem II repair protein Psb32; translation: MKQLFKQLFSMQKYFVRLILPLMVMMMATSLFAVPALATGVYQIPNLTPDTWIIDQGDVISRFNEGQISGAFKELAKDTGNEVRIVTVHRLDYGETPESFAKGLFEKWFPTPEAQTNQSLLVIDTVTNNAAMISGDQVKSTLTDSIAYSVAEETLGVPLRNGNKYNQAFIDVSDRLVAVISGQPDPGPPKVVETIQVEGTFTKAEDTDQGNATAWVVGLLIAATVIPMATYYIYQINQPSNEA
- a CDS encoding DUF1778 domain-containing protein, whose amino-acid sequence is MLNTEQSQTAKKERLEARLTSEQKELLQRAAEIEGTTLTDFVVRSAQAQARRVIEEHTRIKLSLEDSQAFVASLLNPPEPNQRMMKAAAEYKQAMELE
- a CDS encoding GNAT family N-acetyltransferase, with amino-acid sequence MTVPSFNYIIEPLSSEHNRDDFCCGIEALDLYLKKQARQDLLRFLTAVFILQDLQQQRIAGYYTLAATAIELTDLPNDIIRKLPKYPLLPATLLGRLAIDKYYQGQGLGTFLLFDALHRSKNNEVASMAIVVDAKNEQVQAFYEYHQFTPFPSQPLRLYLPMATIFKMLA
- a CDS encoding DUF4346 domain-containing protein; protein product: MDLIVDDLAAIDNKLSQRHIDLDPAGYFIIYVDENARLIYAKHFTNVIDERGLAVDPETGQVIPARGKVERIHTTVYSARTAKELCVKIFEETEPCPITMFDHAAYLGREFVRAEFALVNGKEYVQD
- a CDS encoding GNAT family N-acetyltransferase is translated as MVKQLKPNYSVVWTNKIAEVPQAAWDDLAMPLQTPFLEWEWLNNMETSHSATANAGWLPNHLTLWRDRSLVAAAPLYLKGHSQGEFVFDHQWAELASRIGVEYYPKLLGMAPFTPAEGYRFLIAPGEDEEEITAMMLHEIDSFCLRNGISGCHFLYVDPQWRPVLERQGFTPWLHHSYIWENSEFKTFDDYLGVFNANQRRNIKRERKAVDKAGLRLQALTGEEIPKSLFPLMYDFYADTCDKFGWWGSKYLTKRFFEQLYTNYRHRVAFFAAYSEQDDRQPVGMSFCLFKDDKLYGRYWGSFQDIDCLHFDACYYAPIEWAIAHGIQSFDPGAGGRHKKRRGFPAKPNYSLHRFYNNRLGQILRPYILEVNQMEAEEMKAMNAELPFAAKSPE